The nucleotide window ACAGATATTTCCTCAGGACATTCAGCCCGATCAAGAACCAGTTTGGGCTGGTAGAAGCTGTAACTGTCATTTCAAAGGATATAACCAACCTTACGTAAGAACGCAGGTAAGACTGTTCCCTTTTTTCGGCGTCTTTCTTACATTTCTTGTTCCTGACAGAGATTGTGCATCGTCTCACACGGTGTGCTCGACGCGTGCACAAATGGAGAACTCGGAATTGCATTCTGTGCGCCATTTGACGATTCCAGGTATTTTTTCCCTATGCGGCCCATTGCTGTCTCGCCAATCTCACTTCACCATCTATTCTCCGAGAGAGGACTCATGGTATTCGTAAGCGGTTTGTCCCCCAAATGTCCCTGCAGCCCCCGAGGAGGGGCAAAAAAATGACTATAATACAAGAGGGTGAGAGTGCCGGTGGGGGGACTCGAACCCCCATGAGGTTTCCCTCAGCGGATTTTGAGTCCGCCGCGTCTACCAGTTCCACCACACCGGCTGTCGGTCACCAGTGACCTTTTCCCTCCCGCCAAGCGGCTCGCGGAGTCGGCCCCGGCCACCCGAAAAGTGACCGGCCACTCGTGACCGGTCACCAAAAAGAGGCTGGCCACTCACCCGTGCATGCGGAGGAAGTTGGCCACGCTCCGGTCGTAGGTGCTCTCGTACTCGGCGTTGAACAGGCAGCCCGGAAGCTCCCCCTTCTTCCTGTGATAGGTGATGCACAGGCAGCACTTCCCGCGCCTCTCGCAGGAGCTATAGGTGCACGTGCAGCTCTTGGCGTTGGACGAGACGTTGCATTGCATAGGGCCGACCCCCTTTCAGAGAAAAGCTCCGGATATATTTTAAAACATTTCCCCCGGGCGCTCCAAAGTCAGAAAATATATTAGCCCATGCGGAAAGGGCGGGGCAAACGGCCCTTTTTGTGCGTGGAATCATTGATTTTTTCTTCCCATTTCGTGTGTACTAGCGGGCGTGAAACGCGGGATTCTGGGGAAACTCCAGGTGGGCATGCTGCTCTTTGGCATCGCCATGGGGGTGGTGTTCCCCGTGTTTGCCTCCTTCTTCGTCGAGTTCAGGCCCGGGATGAAGGTCCCCTTCGCCGTGGCCTGCGTGGCCGCGGGCATAGCCGTGGGGGGT belongs to Nitrospirota bacterium and includes:
- a CDS encoding DUF6485 family protein, with protein sequence MQCNVSSNAKSCTCTYSSCERRGKCCLCITYHRKKGELPGCLFNAEYESTYDRSVANFLRMHG